The DNA sequence TGACTACACTTGTATGGCTTCTCCCCTGTATGAATTCTTAAATGAATAACAAGGCTTGGTCTCTGTCTAAAGCTTTTCCCACAGTAATTACATTTAAAAGGTCTCTCTTCAGTGTGTGTTCTCTGGTGCAAAGTAAGAGCTGTCAGCCTACTAAAACTCTTCCCACAATTATGACATCTATGAGGTTTCTCACCCGAATGAGTTTTCAGATGTCTTTTAAGACTTGATCCATGACAAAAGCTTTTCCCACACTCAAGACATTTATATGTTTCTTCTTCAGAATGGGTTCTCTGGTGCCCTATAAGGTGTGAGCGCCGAGTGAATCGCTTTTTACACACAGTGCATTCATAGGGTCTCTCCCCTGTGTGAAGTCGCTGGTGTCTGTAAAGGTCTGAACTACGGAGGAATCTCTTTCCACATTCAGGGCACTTATGAGGTTCCTCTCCTGAATGAATTCTCTGGTGCCCTGTAAGTTGTGACTTTCGAGCAAAACATTTCCCACACTGAGAACATCGGTGAGGTTTGTCACCCGGACTCTTCTTCTTATGGGGTCTTGGGTTGAGAGGTTCTTCCAAGTTGGAGCTCTCAGGTTTCTCTCCTGCTGAGGGGTTCTGATGCTCTACAAGTTTTGTTAAATCTCTCTGTAAATCCTCTGGAGGGGTTTCCCATTGATTTTCTAGCTGTACATAGTCTTTTTGCAAAATGGGGCCATGAAGAGCATTCCCCTCCAAAGTAACAATAAATGGATACATATTCTccagttttttctgtttttctgaagtatcttcttcatt is a window from the Capra hircus breed San Clemente chromosome X unlocalized genomic scaffold, ASM170441v1, whole genome shotgun sequence genome containing:
- the ZNF449 gene encoding zinc finger protein 449, whose translation is MAVALGCAIQASLNQGSVFQEYDTDCEVFRQRFRQFQYKEAAGPHEAFNKLWELCCQWLKPKMRSKEQILELLVLEQFLTILPTEIETWVREHCPENRERVVSLIEDLQRELEIPEQQLDRQEMLLEELAPVGMAHIPPNIHLESPPLQVMGPAPEVPVAEAWIPQAGPQELSFSGAGEGQSFLDPGYPIPKLDVSFPLEHREEAWVKELQDSKEIKQLLDSKLGFEIGIENEEDTSEKQKKLENMYPFIVTLEGNALHGPILQKDYVQLENQWETPPEDLQRDLTKLVEHQNPSAGEKPESSNLEEPLNPRPHKKKSPGDKPHRCSQCGKCFARKSQLTGHQRIHSGEEPHKCPECGKRFLRSSDLYRHQRLHTGERPYECTVCKKRFTRRSHLIGHQRTHSEEETYKCLECGKSFCHGSSLKRHLKTHSGEKPHRCHNCGKSFSRLTALTLHQRTHTEERPFKCNYCGKSFRQRPSLVIHLRIHTGEKPYKCSHCSKSFRQRAGLIMHQVTHFRGLL